In Coturnix japonica isolate 7356 chromosome 9, Coturnix japonica 2.1, whole genome shotgun sequence, a single window of DNA contains:
- the EIF4E2 gene encoding eukaryotic translation initiation factor 4E type 2 isoform X4: MNNKFDALKDDDSGDHDQNEENNTQKDSEKEKNDREKPQSTTKRKAVVPGPAEHPLQYNYTFWYSRRTPGRPTSSQSYEQNIKQIGTFASVEQFWRFYSHMVRPGDLTGHSDFHLFKEGIKPMWEDDANKNGGKWIIRLRKGLASRCWENLILAMLGEQFMVGEEICGAVVSVRFQEDIISIWNKTASDQATTARIRDTLRRVLNLPPNTIMEYKTHTDSIKDNSSFRNTKITL; encoded by the exons ATGAACAACAAATTCGACGC ATTGAAAGATGATGATAGTGGAGACCATGACCAGAACGAGGAGAATAACACACAGAAAGacagtgagaaggaaaaaaatgatcgAGAGAAGCCACAGAGTACCACCAAGAGGAAG gcGGTTGTCCCGGGACCAGCTGAGCACCCCTTGCAGTATAATTACACTTTCTGGTACTCCAGACGAACACCTGGGAGGCCAACCAGCTCACAGAGTTATGAACAGAACATCAAACAGATCGGCACCTTTGCCTCA GTGGAGCAGTTCTGGCGGTTTTACAGTCACATGGTACGTCCTGGGGACCTGACAGGCCATAGTGACTTCCATCTTTTCAAAGAGGGCATCAAACCCATGTGGGAG GATGATGCCAACAAAAATGGTGGTAAATGGATTATCCGTCTGCGAAAGGGCTTAGCATCACGGTGTTGGGAGAATCTCATTCTGGCGATGCTTGGAGAACAGTTTATGGTGGGTGAAGAAATCTGTGGGGCAGTCGTCTCTGTCCGATTCCAG GAGGACATTATCTCGATATGGAACAAGACAGCCAGTGACCAGGCCACGACAGCCCGGATACGCGACACGTTACGAAGAGTGCTCAACCTACCTCCCAACACCATCATGGAATATAAAACACACACCGATAGCATCAA
- the EIF4E2 gene encoding eukaryotic translation initiation factor 4E type 2 isoform X3 translates to MNNKFDALKDDDSGDHDQNEENNTQKDSEKEKNDREKPQSTTKRKAVVPGPAEHPLQYNYTFWYSRRTPGRPTSSQSYEQNIKQIGTFASVEQFWRFYSHMVRPGDLTGHSDFHLFKEGIKPMWEDDANKNGGKWIIRLRKGLASRCWENLILAMLGEQFMVGEEICGAVVSVRFQEDIISIWNKTASDQATTARIRDTLRRVLNLPPNTIMEYKTHTDSIKAWEEFHGLVNSSGR, encoded by the exons ATGAACAACAAATTCGACGC ATTGAAAGATGATGATAGTGGAGACCATGACCAGAACGAGGAGAATAACACACAGAAAGacagtgagaaggaaaaaaatgatcgAGAGAAGCCACAGAGTACCACCAAGAGGAAG gcGGTTGTCCCGGGACCAGCTGAGCACCCCTTGCAGTATAATTACACTTTCTGGTACTCCAGACGAACACCTGGGAGGCCAACCAGCTCACAGAGTTATGAACAGAACATCAAACAGATCGGCACCTTTGCCTCA GTGGAGCAGTTCTGGCGGTTTTACAGTCACATGGTACGTCCTGGGGACCTGACAGGCCATAGTGACTTCCATCTTTTCAAAGAGGGCATCAAACCCATGTGGGAG GATGATGCCAACAAAAATGGTGGTAAATGGATTATCCGTCTGCGAAAGGGCTTAGCATCACGGTGTTGGGAGAATCTCATTCTGGCGATGCTTGGAGAACAGTTTATGGTGGGTGAAGAAATCTGTGGGGCAGTCGTCTCTGTCCGATTCCAG GAGGACATTATCTCGATATGGAACAAGACAGCCAGTGACCAGGCCACGACAGCCCGGATACGCGACACGTTACGAAGAGTGCTCAACCTACCTCCCAACACCATCATGGAATATAAAACACACACCGATAGCATCAA
- the EIF4E2 gene encoding eukaryotic translation initiation factor 4E type 2 isoform X2 — protein sequence MAAVAGTGCGGAESCTGGSVDAAGRLKDDDSGDHDQNEENNTQKDSEKEKNDREKPQSTTKRKAVVPGPAEHPLQYNYTFWYSRRTPGRPTSSQSYEQNIKQIGTFASVEQFWRFYSHMVRPGDLTGHSDFHLFKEGIKPMWEDDANKNGGKWIIRLRKGLASRCWENLILAMLGEQFMVGEEICGAVVSVRFQEDIISIWNKTASDQATTARIRDTLRRVLNLPPNTIMEYKTHTDSIKDNSSFRNTKITL from the exons ATGGCTGCCGTGGCCGGCACAGGCTGTGGAGGGGCAGAAAGCTGCACTGGGGGCTCTGTGGATGCTGCCGGCAG ATTGAAAGATGATGATAGTGGAGACCATGACCAGAACGAGGAGAATAACACACAGAAAGacagtgagaaggaaaaaaatgatcgAGAGAAGCCACAGAGTACCACCAAGAGGAAG gcGGTTGTCCCGGGACCAGCTGAGCACCCCTTGCAGTATAATTACACTTTCTGGTACTCCAGACGAACACCTGGGAGGCCAACCAGCTCACAGAGTTATGAACAGAACATCAAACAGATCGGCACCTTTGCCTCA GTGGAGCAGTTCTGGCGGTTTTACAGTCACATGGTACGTCCTGGGGACCTGACAGGCCATAGTGACTTCCATCTTTTCAAAGAGGGCATCAAACCCATGTGGGAG GATGATGCCAACAAAAATGGTGGTAAATGGATTATCCGTCTGCGAAAGGGCTTAGCATCACGGTGTTGGGAGAATCTCATTCTGGCGATGCTTGGAGAACAGTTTATGGTGGGTGAAGAAATCTGTGGGGCAGTCGTCTCTGTCCGATTCCAG GAGGACATTATCTCGATATGGAACAAGACAGCCAGTGACCAGGCCACGACAGCCCGGATACGCGACACGTTACGAAGAGTGCTCAACCTACCTCCCAACACCATCATGGAATATAAAACACACACCGATAGCATCAA
- the EIF4E2 gene encoding eukaryotic translation initiation factor 4E type 2 isoform X1: MAAVAGTGCGGAESCTGGSVDAAGRLKDDDSGDHDQNEENNTQKDSEKEKNDREKPQSTTKRKAVVPGPAEHPLQYNYTFWYSRRTPGRPTSSQSYEQNIKQIGTFASVEQFWRFYSHMVRPGDLTGHSDFHLFKEGIKPMWEDDANKNGGKWIIRLRKGLASRCWENLILAMLGEQFMVGEEICGAVVSVRFQEDIISIWNKTASDQATTARIRDTLRRVLNLPPNTIMEYKTHTDSIKAWEEFHGLVNSSGR, translated from the exons ATGGCTGCCGTGGCCGGCACAGGCTGTGGAGGGGCAGAAAGCTGCACTGGGGGCTCTGTGGATGCTGCCGGCAG ATTGAAAGATGATGATAGTGGAGACCATGACCAGAACGAGGAGAATAACACACAGAAAGacagtgagaaggaaaaaaatgatcgAGAGAAGCCACAGAGTACCACCAAGAGGAAG gcGGTTGTCCCGGGACCAGCTGAGCACCCCTTGCAGTATAATTACACTTTCTGGTACTCCAGACGAACACCTGGGAGGCCAACCAGCTCACAGAGTTATGAACAGAACATCAAACAGATCGGCACCTTTGCCTCA GTGGAGCAGTTCTGGCGGTTTTACAGTCACATGGTACGTCCTGGGGACCTGACAGGCCATAGTGACTTCCATCTTTTCAAAGAGGGCATCAAACCCATGTGGGAG GATGATGCCAACAAAAATGGTGGTAAATGGATTATCCGTCTGCGAAAGGGCTTAGCATCACGGTGTTGGGAGAATCTCATTCTGGCGATGCTTGGAGAACAGTTTATGGTGGGTGAAGAAATCTGTGGGGCAGTCGTCTCTGTCCGATTCCAG GAGGACATTATCTCGATATGGAACAAGACAGCCAGTGACCAGGCCACGACAGCCCGGATACGCGACACGTTACGAAGAGTGCTCAACCTACCTCCCAACACCATCATGGAATATAAAACACACACCGATAGCATCAA